The DNA window ACTCCCGTGTGGCACACCTTCCTCTGTTGGGGCTGCCTGTGCCATAAGCAACAAGAAATGCAGGAGACAGGCAGCACTGTAGGAAGGAGATCTATACTGAGTGTGCTGAGAGGCCACTGTTACATCTGTGGGTCTGCTGCTTAGTGGGAGCAGCCTACACCAGGCTTGCTTGCCTCAGCCCGGGTGTCACACCAAACTAGGACCCACCTGACCCTCTCTCTCCAGTTCCACTCATCACACTACATCCCTCCCATTTTATAAACAAATTAATAACAAATAATGAACTAACTCTGAATGCCACAAAGCACCCACATGCCAGAGGCTACTAAAGTGGTGAATTAGctactgggccaatggggccagTGCTTTGGGGCTCCAGCCAATTGGTGGCCCTGGAAACATGGGCACCCCCCATACCCTGACCTTGCTCCGTAGCAGGAGTGCCAGGTGGgcggagctgggtagggaggaacccctgcaccccaaccccactcccaggcaggagcactgggcaggCGGAGCCCCGGCCACCCCCTAGAGCTGGGCCCAGGAGCAAGgccatggctctgggagggggggacaTGGACAagagtaagggggctgaggctgggcatggggccacagctgggggcaagcatggagccctgggtgcagggtcagcagccgggaccctggaTATGGGGCCAGGAGCAAAGCCCCATGTAAAACCTAGTTCCTGCACCTACGCAGAgccgcagtgtgtgtgtggggtggaatGGGGAAGCCTGTGGGTGGAAagggtggggccatggggggaaggggtgaaatGGGGGTGGGACTGAagatggaaggggtggggaggggctcccCACTTGCTCTTGCCCAGGCCCCACAAAGTCTCTGGTTACTAGCACTCAGCCTAGTCAGAGCCACAGCTCTATCATGGACTCAAGTAAACACGTCATTGCAGAGATAATGTGGTTTCTTCATCAGGGAATTGGACATGGATCTCAGTACTATGTCTCTACCATCCATTTCTTCCTCTGGCAACCTGCATCCctgcagggctggtctcaggatTAGTCTTTGTCTCGACACCTCTGGCACTCGTGGCACCTCGGCAGACTCACATTGGGTTGCTTCCTGTTTTccccaccagggctgcccagagggagggggggggaaggggggcaatttgccccaggcccccgggccccgcaggggcccccacaagtatatagtattctatagtattgcaactttttttcttatggaaggggcccctgagattgctttgccccaggccccctgaatcccctgggcggccctgttccccACTGTGTCTGTTGGCTCACTGATGTCTGCAGTTTATCATAAGCACTTTTCCCTCCTGAGCGGTGACCTCATATGAGCTGGGAGCCATTGCGTTACTCATGATTCATTGAGTCTACCCAGCCCAAAGACTCCGAGACtgtaagatcagaagggaccattgtgatcatctagtcaaacctcctgcacattgcagcctacagaacctcacccacccactcttgtaataggcccctaacctctggctgagttactgaagtcgtcaaatcatgatttaaaggcttaaatttacagagaattcacaatttcctctagttcaaaccagcaagtcacctgtgccccatgctgcagaggaaggtgaaaatcccccgtagtttctgccaatctgacctgggaaaattccttcccaaccccaaatatggtggtcagttagaccctgagcatgtgggcaaaacccaccaaccagacacctgggaaagaattctctgtagtaactcagagtcctccccatctagtgtcccatctccggcCGTTGGTGATACTTGCTAATAGCAGATatggatgggccatatgccagtGTAGGCACTCCATAAACGTATCCAGTCTGGTCTTGAAACAAGTTCaattttttgcccccactacctcctagggaggctgttccagaacatcGCTCCTGTCATGGTTAGACCCCTTTGtcaaatttcaagcctaaacttattgatggccagtttatagccatatGTTCTTGTGCCAAACTGGCCCTTAACTTTCCTGTGTCTTTCCAATGGTTTCAATTCACTCACATCTCTTGCAGGATACCCACTGCTCCAGTGACTTCGGTGGGATTATGTCTAGTGTTAAGTACTATTGTCAAGGTGTCACcctcactctgaactttagggtacagatgtggggacctgcatgagataacccctaagcttatttaccagcttagatctagttGCTGCCAGtaccaaatagtttaaacaaacatttatgggagagtcatttggaaactctgtcttctccccaaatatttccccagtcttatcccccctttcctggcaggattgagactggTTCACCTCctaccaattcctggtgagcccagatccaaaaaacccttggatcttaaaacaaggaaaaatcaatcaggttatttaaaagaagacttttaattaaagggaaagggtgaaaggaatacctctgtgagtgtagcatgcaagctactctctcaggcaacagattcaaaacaccatctgggcaaaaaccttagttacacaaagacacccaatttgattctccctcttatgcaaaacgaagtcacaaaagaaaataaacataatctaatacattccttctctaaacacttactacttttaagaaatgttagatggctgattcctggatccttcactctGGCACAAACTTTTCTGAGCAGTCAAAAGACTGATTTCcctagactcatagaagattagggttggatgggaccttgaaagatcatccagtccaaccccctgctcaaagcaggactaatccccagacagatttttaccccagttccctaaatggccccctcaagggctgaactcacaaccctgggtttagtaggccaatgctcaaaccactgagctatccctccctcttttaaaacatcttgtcccccccattggttcctctggtcaggtgtcagctaggctttgtgaacttcttaaccctttacaggtaaaagaggaattaacccttaattGTCTGTTTATGTACTATGATTTGTGAATAAGGGCATCAGCCTTACTTACTCACTTCTTAGCACTCTGCTTGTGAATAGATCTGAACATACCGCAGGCTGGAGCTGAACATCGCTTGTGCTCTAAGGCCTAGAAAGCCATTCACTCATTCTGGAGAGCACTTACTCCCTCTAATGTCAATAGTGTTACTCATGGGAGTAAATGCTCACTCTTTATTTCCCCCCTTCTGATGTTTTTCTTTGGCAAAGAGAGATGCCTGATCATCCTTGCAAGAATTCTGTCATGCTGGAATTCACAGAGGGGTCCTTGCTATGTTATTGCTAAACTCCTCTATTCTGCATTCCAAGGTTTAACTGAGCAGCATTCAATGTTAATCTAGCTACCATCGGGGATATTTACTTTTAAATCATGGAATACATAACTCCTACAACAGATTAAAAGCAAGCACCTTCCAGGCCCACTCCTGCTGCCATTGGAATCAATTATCGTAAATATAATTTGTATTATTTGGGAGAAAGCCGGTGACTCAAAGAATTGCCATGCTGGCCTGGATATTGTGGGTGATTCATTTCAGAACCACGGCAGTCAGAGTTGGAAAAGGCGTAATAAATCGTTacatccatccacccccagccACCACAGGGTTATATCCTTTTACATCACATTAGACAATTCTCCCTTCAGATGCCTGAACATGGTTAGTAGGGATAGTCTTTAGTTGCCACTTGACTGTGTTACCTTGATTGGCTTCTGTTTACACTTGCTGGATTGATTACTCTTTACTAAATAGTCTTCGGCTCTCTCTCTTTTGCTAAGGGCTGCCCAAGGGCTATGACTCATGACCACCGATGAAATACAAGTGGCCCTTGAAAACCACAAACACATCCACCGAGATTGGTAACAGTTTCTAGTAGAaaaggaaatgattttttaaagGGCAAAGGCCATGTAAAGGGGAGATTAGAAATGGCTGGCTAATCAACCCCGACACAAGGCAAAAGCCCTTTTCTATTCCATTccattctatataggttcttatactgggcacatcactgtagtatttgggCATCACCAGTCGTGCATTAAGTAATGTGACTAACATCTCCTCTGTTAGGAGATCTGTGCCCTGGAAATGTCGCTTGGAATGACTGACAGTACAACAGCAGATTAATTCAGAAGCTAATTTCAGGAACAATGGGAACAGATCAGGCTGCCATCAGTTTGCCCCTCTCAGACCCTGTGCTGTAGTCACTTCGGGGGAGCGGGTAGAGAGTACAACCTCTGATTATTAgtattacttattattatttgtattaccatagtgccttgGAGGCCCTCCCAACTgagattgtgctaggtgctgtacaaacacagagtgagAGCTAGATCCTGCCCTGCGGCGCTTGTAGTTGAAACAGACAAGGAAGATAAAGCGAGCGCTGTCCAAAGTCACCAAGGAGTCCATGGTAGAGCCAGCAATAAACCCAGATTTCCTCCATCTGAACCCAAAGCCTTAATCACAACCCCATCTTCCATCTCTCAGTCGTAACCGCCACCCAACTACAGGGCTCGTGCCAGACCCTAAGACAGCTGAGCTATACAGCTGGGGTAGATCTGTAAACCAGGGTCATTGTGGGAACTGTGATGGAAGAAGCTGATGCTGCTTGAAAATAGCAGCCCAGTCAACAGTTATTACTTGGttgactgtatcctggaaagcagcggCTCGGAAAAGGACTTGGGGTAACAGTAGATAACAAGCTGACCATACACTACCAGTGCATTGCTGTGGCTAAGAGGTCTATGGCTACTGATGGATGCATAAGCAAGAGACTATAAAGTAGGAGTTGGGAGGTGATACCACCTCTATATACAGGGCTGACGAGATtgttactggaatactgtgtccagttctggtgtccacacttcagaaAGGATGTTGGCAAATCAGAAGAGGTTCAGAACCAATCTACAAGAGTGATGTGAGGTCTGGAAGTCTGCTGTACCCCCAGGGACACAAGAGGCACAAGCTATTTATCTTTCCAAAGAGATGGTTAAGAGTGACTTGATCGTGGTCTGGAAGTACCTGCATCGGGAGATGATTTCTAATTGTACAGGGCTCTTTAATTTTGCAAAGGCCTAACAAGAGCCAGTGGTTGGAATCTGGAGGTAGCTATATTACAGCTAGAAATAGGGTGCctgtttttaatagtgaggggaaATAGTCCACTGAACAGTTTAGCAAGGGATGTAATGGATCGTGAAATCTTtaactcaagattggatgtctctTTCTACAAAATATactctagctcaaccacaagaATGGGGCTTAGTGCCAGAATTACTGAGtgacattctctggcctgtgcaatGCGGgaggttagattagatgaccctTTGGGCCTTAAAGTTTATGAACCTATGAATTATTTGGGTGCAAATTCACATACAGGCCTGTGCACATTTGTTGATGCCTAGTTCACACAAATCCGCCCGTGCgtgcaggctgcagctgtgcccaCACGTATCGGTAGGAAACTGTGGTTTGCACACACTTGGGGACCCATGTTGGTGAAAAAGCATGTGTGGCCCAAGTTGTGGCCCTGTGTGAAAACATACAGCAGAATGAATATTCTCCCCAGCATTGCTCCACCCAGGACCATTCACCTctaatctcccctcccccaacaaagGGAAATGCAGGCCAACTGGTGACAGAGGAATGTTTTATTATTTGTCAGTAATGGAAACACATTCTCACTTGGCCCAAGTTCTGAGGAAGGAGACAAGAGACGATGCTCAGGTGGCtattaggctggcagcagactcCAGGCACAGTGCAACTGGTACAGTATCTGTGAGGTGAAACAATGAGGAAAGCCACAATACCCCTCTGTCCTGCCCCTAGGCACCCTCTGCTATAAATCCTGAGAGATGAGGAGGGCAGCAGCCTCCTGGGGGTTCcactgggctgcttgtctggacAGCAGGAAGGCTGACAGGGGTTCTGAGAGTAGGAGACTCCTCACAGCTCAACAGGGGCATGAAGGTCTCCCCACTCAGGTAACAAATGAAAAGTCTCCCTGGGGACTGAATGACTGACTAGCTAGCCAGCTGGTAGAGGTTAGCACAGCTGAACCTGCCCGAGAGCTGCTCAGGAGAAAGGTCATTCTGCTTTGCTAGTGTATGTACTGGCCTAGTGCTTACTAGCCAGTGTCACCTGTAGGACAAAGGAGGTGAgaactgcattgtaaacccaagCTGAAAAAACGGACTCTTCTACACATGAACCTGCCCCAAGGATTTGGATTTGGTTGGCACCCTGTAGTGGCTGGGAGCTTTAGCAGTTCATAGAGCCATATGGCCTTTCATGATGGGAAGAGGGACAGAAAGCctcactggggcggggggtgagagTTGCAGGAGATGGGTCAGTGGAGGAGAGGATTGACTGAGGCTGGGTCAGTTCTACATTCACTGCAGTGCCTGTGTGCAGCATGTACAGCACATCCCACACAAAAGCAATGGTAGGCAGATGTTATGGTTGCATAGCTAAACACTCTAGTCAGTTGTACATGCAATCATAACTCTACCTCCTAACCCAACTGTATTATAATGCCTTCTCTAATTAAAAGATCGCATACTATTTCTCAGGTGATGCAATATATCCTATGTTTTTTCTACAAACTTAGATACATTGCCTACTCATAATATTCGCATCATTCTTTTTATATTTACACTACTCATTTGTCATTCCAGTCCCCTAAAATGTAGCAAAGCTTTTGAATGCCATTTAATGATTTGGAGGCCCTGTTCCCAGTACACTTATTGGGAaatctgatccagctcccattaggcagctttgaaaacccAGCCTGTATCTTTACTGACGTAGAGGTTTTACAAGGTGCAGTCCTTTCTTCCTACAGAATGTATTTTAGTAGTTTTGTCAGCATCTATATACAGCAACCCAATCTTCCATTCAGGAGATGAAATTAACTTAGCTGCAAATTTAATtagcatatatatacacacaccctaGTTCATTTTCACTCTTGCTCCATATTGCTATACTTACATTGGGTAAGTCCAATCTAGTATATACTTTTCATGCAAATGAATTACACGAACTCTGTTGTCCGGCGTCCACAAAGCACTAGAAGATGTTACAAATGTGTATCTAAAGTTGTAAAAAATGTGTAAGATATGCAGTATTATTTGAGAAATAGTATGAGATCAGATGTTTAAAGACTTTATTGTTATAGGTATACATGCAAGAGAGCTGGGTTCAGGTTGTGCATGTAACATTAACTGTGGCATTCCCTGATACTGTATATCAGTGATTAGCCGTACAGTCTTAACATTCTCTTAACAGCTGTTGCTTAAATGGAATTTCctagggttggtttgtttgttttttaattaagatGAAAGGTGGGGGAGAAGGTGCTCCGCTTGCCAGGACTTGAAAGTTCTCCTGGCTTGCAACTAAGGCAATAAATAGCATGTGTTCATTCCATAGCTGGAAATATTTGGCTAGACACCACGAGAATGCCCAGCCCTGCTCGACACTTTAGGAAATCTGCAGGATCTGCACAGTCACCAAGGTGCATCCTAGGCGGGCTTCCTCATGTGAATCAAGCCTGAAATATGTATTTGTTTTCACACTTTTGTGTCAGTTGCTCTGCAGACAAATTGTTCCTTCAAACCCACCATAAAGGAATTGTTTTGTATTTCTGTGCCAGGTTTCTGTATGTGTCCAAGTCACATACTACACTTAGCCCCGGAAAGATTGTCCTTGTCTTCCAAATTCACTACCTCTAAAGAGATTAGGGACCATGGGCCTGTTAAAGTCAACAGCAGTCTACTTCTTGCCTTCAGTGGGTATGGGATCAGGCTCTGCATGAGTGTCTGAATAAATGACAGAGTCACTGAGGGCATATATCCAAATCTTTGTGTGTATTTATGAGTAAATGTGCATATTAGAGATGGGCTCACCCCACCCAAGAacttcaggtgtgtgtgtgtgtgtgtgtgtgtgtgtgcacgtgcacataCGCACGTGTGCATATGACATATGGTGTCACTGAGTTTGCAGATTATTAGACACTGCCAGCATTTTAATTtgtctctttctttttaaaaagccatttgtaACAGTCTCTCACTTGTCCATTCCAGCCTTCTTCTCTCACTTCCAAACACTTGTATTTTTTCATTTCCTGAGTCTTTCAGGGCACATTTATCTGGATCACCACAGGGGACACCTTGCCTGCCATATCTTCATCTTTTCCTTCACAACGAGGCAAAGGTTGTGTGGTGGGTCCCTGGAGTCTCCAACTCACCCAGGTGGCTTCAAGACAAACCAGGTCCCTTCTTGATTGAAGTGACTGTTTTCAGCAAATGTACACGGCATTTCAATTATATACAAATATTATCAAATAAATAGAGAATCCAGGATTCCTCTGACTCTGAGGCAAGCATTGGTAATTTTCAGTGGCGTCCTCTTCATTCTTCTTGAGGACACTGTACATTTCTCCCATTTCAGCTAACAAAATAGCTGTGGTAAGCCCCAAAGAGAGGAACAGGACATGTGCTGTATAAAGACCATGTGCACATTGGCTTGTTTGCACTAGCCATGAGAACTCTCTCACTCAGACATACCACAAGCCCCTGAGAGGCGAGGCCATGGTAAGTTTTTTGAACATATACAGCCTATTGGACATAACCCTCCCATGAGTTTAGGTGCTGGGTTCCAATTCCCAGTTTTATTTGATCGCAGgggcattactttacattttatATGCGTCTGGTAAGCAGTCTGAGCGAGGAGTCAGTAAGAAGAGGCCCAGTGTCAAATCTTTGTAGTTGGCATCTCTGTTGGCCTCCAAGTAGACTTCATCCTTAAACCGCATCTCGGACACCGTCACCAAATCTATTACCTCTTCTGTGACCTTCACACACAAGATGGACGCATCGGACCGCTTGTACACCTTAAGGCTCAGTGAGGCATTCCTCTGGGACATTGCCTTGATAGTTCCCTTCAGGGAGACCAGGTAGAAGCCATCACAGTAGATCGGGATGGAGAGGTTTCTGACGTTCATGGTGCCCCGATTCCAAGAGATATTGATGCGTTTCTCCTTGGGGATGTAATCTGGAGTGGAAGAAGCAAACAGAAACCCATGGAGATGTGAGTCCCTCAAACCCTCTTGGAAGAGGATGATTTTATGTGGCTTGGGCATAGGAAGAAACAAAGAGAGAAGAGAAATCACAAAGGAAATAGGGAGAACTAGAAATGGGGTGGAATGAAAAGGGATGCAGAGAGGGAGGAAGGTCTAGGGCAAAGGCTCTGCAGCTTTGCTCTGTGGCACACAGACAGCCAGCTTGGCACTGGCTCTTCTTGTTTCCACGTGAGAGGAACAGATCTGATGAAGGGGAGAGATGAAATGAAGCGCCTGAGAAAGGGAGGGAAGTGATGGGAGAGGACCACAAGATGCTCAGTAACACGATGGCCCTTTTcttgctctggcagtgtaaaggagccttcCAGAGGGGTGTAAAATGGCCTCAGTGTGAATGAGAATCTTAGCCCTTCTCTGTGAAGGTGAGGTTCACACTGTGAAAATGTAGTAGCAGCAGTGAATATGGATATTACAGTAACATCCAGAGGGCCGTGTCGGGATTGGGGCCCCAATGTGTAGGGCCCTGTACAAGCCTTGTCCTGATGTTCAAAAATCCCTGGTCTAGAGAGAGCAAAAGTGACAGGGGGAGCTAGAGAGAGCAGAAGAGCGAGCGGGGGAGCTGgaaagggtggggatggatgCAACATATTTGAAGGACCAGGGAATGTAAAGCAGAGGAGTGCAAACCCCACATCCAAGGAAACTACTTCATTTGCATATTCATTTGCATAAATATTTAAAAGGCTAATAAAGGCACACAGCTTTATTGTCTCTTGTTTCTCTCTTCCGTGGCCAAGGATTGGCATTGTTGGCTTTTGGGATTCTAGTCCTGGAGTTCACCATTAAAGACCTGCCCCTGGGCCATCATTCCACCactgtcaatggaaagactcccattgacatcagcggcctttagatcaggccctgccctgccctggagagGAAAACCCACAGCAGCAGTTCAGGACACTtacatgctgcactcagcacTGAGAATCCCGCCATCTAAAGTGGTGTCTCACCTGAGCCAGATGGGTGACAGGAAGCAAGGAGACTGAGCACTTATGTGGTAACATGAGGCAGAGCCGGTGAAAAATGTCATTTATTTCCCACACACATTTTCTTCAATTTATTTTTGGTGAAATTTCCCACCATTTTATTTCTTtccgggtgggggggggatgtTTCAATGAGAAAATGAAATAGAAACTTGAAAAAATCAGTTATAATAAACAAATACACACCTGTGGCTGCAACTTCGATCCACTGGGATTTTGGAGTCTGaaaagcaacaaaacaaaaaaacagattaaTAATCTCTACAAAGTCAGGGAGAACTTTCCAGATCTCCTTGCAGATGTGCGGTGAGGGGAGAAAGAGCTTTTCGCAGTGTTGTTTATGGCAACTTTCAAAATATTTGGTGTTTCTCttaaaccccagctcctggaatcctgtgattacatgagaatcttagcttttgtgttttttattttaaaaaattatgtttCTAGCTCTCCAGGATGCAGGAGACattcccaccagcagccaaggaAGCCTGACCAGTCAGGCTGGGAGCTGTCcagaaccccagcccagccccccttgATGTTCCTGCTATCCTGCAATGCGATGGAGTGCATGCTGACCCTTGCAGATGTAAGCAGCTCTGGGCATTGCACTCCCAGGCATTGTGCCTCTCCTTGGCTTCTGGCTCATAGCTGGATCTGCTGGGGTGTTTTCTGGCTAGAACCAAATTTAATTACACTAATAATGCCGAGCCCCCATTGACCACTGTTTCATCAGTGgattttaaagtgctttacaaaggaagtcagcatcattatcccaattttacagatcgggaaactgaggcacagagcagggaagtgacttgggccaaggtcacccaacaagccagtgacagagccagaaatagaaccaaggtctcctgagtcccaggccagtgctctgtccactaggccacactccccacccccactaggAGCATTTGCAAAAGAGTGAGCACACTCTCTCCTTCCCCAGGCCCAAGTGtttccacccacagccccaccagaGCACAGAGGCTGGGGTACTGGGGAAACAACAAGCTCTTCCTGCCAAGAGCACCTGGGTTTGGTACAGTGCCTGAAAACTTTGTTCATTCAGctccccttccacacacacaaacctcagCACAGCAGGAGGCGAGCAGGCCTCACAGCTCAGCTGGAACTAAACAGGCCATTTCACCCCAgtggaggccagccaggagctgtgTTTGAAAGCCACTGGCAGTGCCAGGTCTTTTTTCTGGTGTAGCCAGGGCCAGCAGGCCCTTGTCTCCAGCTGTGGAGGGAGCAGCTCCATTCTTGCTAACAGGACTGATTACCCCTTGGGTAGCTCCATTTCCCCACTGTGGCCCAGGATCCAGCCCCGCCCCAGCGCTATCCTGGAATCAGGGCCAGCGTTGGGGAGCCTTGTTTTCCTGCTGCTCTGGTGATGCTGCACCCACCGGAGGCTGCAGCTGCGATCTAGAAAGCAGCAGCGCCCTGACACATGCAAATGCAACTGGTGCTTGCTAGTTTCATCATCCGGAGCAGTGGGTGTgggtgtgagtgtgagtgtgagtctCTTTCACTTTCATTTTCATTTCCTGGTAACTTCGCTCCCTGTGCCTCTCTCCtcccagccactgactcctcgctctTGTTCGCCCTCTTTCCCGTTGTGGGACAGCCCTTGCCTGAACAGCTGTATCCCAGGGCATGGtgggctgcctgcagagagctGGAGTACCAGACCCTGCTGTTTGTGAGGGCAGGGAACACACAGATTTGATGTCAGCTCTTAGAAGCTTttgcttttaaaatctggcccccaATCCTCTAGCTATCACTCATGCAAATCTCTTCAGTGCCggagtaaagactgcaggatctCCTCCTTGAATTATAATTTTTAAGACTACGCATTTTATTGTGATCCAAACCTCACTGAAGACGAGCAATGGTTTTGGACCTTTCAACTATTGTAATTTAAAAAGCATTTAGTTAATCTTTTAAAAGGACACTgtggcttaaaaataataatgtaaaaaaaaacaaaacagtctgTCCTTGTAATATTACTGCAGCTATGGATTACTACAGTGGAAAACATGTTAAAAGGTTGAATTTATTATTAGCCATTTGTGTTATTTGTTTGCTTCTGATAAGGCTTTCAGTCAAGACAGTTTCATGTTGATtcctagtcaatttcactttcagcTCTGATGGGCAGGTTTTATAGATTGTAATATAAAATGATAACCTTGTGATAGGAGTTTTTTTAAGTAGCCTATAGAATAGTGAATTATTATTCCTGGTATGACATTCCATAAGATGGTTAAAAAAGAAGCAGCATGCCAACCCCAacatccaaaaatcatgagattggctgaaaattattagatttttaaaaataattaatttttattttccttctgtttttcaGCTTTTAGGGTTCATATCTTTAAGCTTTCCCCCACAATCCTGAGAGcaagaaatttattttaaaaaaaaagaaagaaatctgaACTACTCACATGATCACCGGACTCCAGCagctagggctttaagaaaattACCAAGTATCATGGAACTCATGCTAAAATCATGAGCTGGCAATTATCAGATAGTTTCTATTAAAttatatgggccagatcctcagctggtgtaaattggtgtagctccattggtgTAACTTCAATGGCGCTACATCACTTTACACTCACTGAGGTGCTGGTCATATAGGTTTTTAGAGCTCTTTCTATAGATGTCTGTTCCATTCCTATCTATCCCCATTGGTTTCATCCTTATCAAATCTGTAGGATATTTCAGTTGGGGAGGTTTTCCACACACTGATGAAATGTTGCAAATTTCCAACATTGTAGGTGACAgtttaaatccaaataaatccaAACTAAAAGCTGTTTTCATCAGaagtttaaataatatttttttaaatcctttgaaACATTCCTCGTTATTGGGGCTGGTCAGACTATGCATTGTAAATAAATTATGTGATGAATTTATCCCTTTCTCTTATTCACAGGCCATTTGAGACTCAGTGGATGTATTTGTGACCCTGCATTTGCCAAATGGCTTGGCTGAACAATTTTTAACATCTGAGGGGCTTGCAAACTATTCCTCTTTGCTATTTGTTATTTGTGGCATGCGAGTCATCACCTCAGTCACACGGTGGTTCTGCTCCTTGACTGAATCACTGAAACTTTTGTAGAAAGGAGCACAACAAATACAGGTGGTGAATAGTAAATAACAAATCATGAGCAGCAAAGAGTTTTATTGCCATGAGTATGTTCATATGAGGGGGAATTCACCCCATGCGCAGGGCAGAACAAAGCTCGTGCACCATCTCACTACATTGCTGCCATCCTCCCTTGTGTTTTATCACCAGGAGGAGCCACTTTACACTGCAATTGGCAGCCTCTTGGGCTGAGGTCCTTGTGGGGCTGGAACTACTCAGGGGAGGAAAGTTATCCAATTGCCTCAGGGCCTGCAGGATTGGGCACTAGTGTTAGACCA is part of the Mauremys mutica isolate MM-2020 ecotype Southern chromosome 8, ASM2049712v1, whole genome shotgun sequence genome and encodes:
- the TNFSF4 gene encoding tumor necrosis factor ligand superfamily member 4, with protein sequence MEGMLEMEAQRLEEQLELERRQVRRNRLQLVSAVAQWIVLLSCLVYFGVGFLHPPTTPKSQWIEVAATDYIPKEKRINISWNRGTMNVRNLSIPIYCDGFYLVSLKGTIKAMSQRNASLSLKVYKRSDASILCVKVTEEVIDLVTVSEMRFKDEVYLEANRDANYKDLTLGLFLLTPRSDCLPDAYKM